One genomic window of Chelonia mydas isolate rCheMyd1 chromosome 27, rCheMyd1.pri.v2, whole genome shotgun sequence includes the following:
- the FKBP10 gene encoding peptidyl-prolyl cis-trans isomerase FKBP10 isoform X2 — MALGSLLLLSLLGAPGLGDPGPLEDVVIDRYYIPKMCLREVQMGDFIRYHYNGTFKDGKKFDSSYDRGATVAGVVGVGRLITGMDRGLQGMCVNERRHLIVPPHLGYGSIGVAGMIPPDATLYFDVILLDIWNKEDKLQITTLHKPERCNRTVENSDFVRYHYNGTLLDGSHFDSSKDSTYDTYVGTGWLIKGMDEGLLGMCAGEKRRIIIPPFLAYGEKGYGTVIPPQASLVFDVLLVDLHNPKDGISLEHLEVPAACKRKAVTGDFVRYHYNGTLMDGTLFDSSYSRNHTYDTYIGKGYVIPGMDQGLQGVCFGEKRRIIVPPHLGYGENGAGNKIPGSAVLIFDIHVIDFHNPLDSVEIETLSRPEGCNVTTQDRDFIRYHYNCSLLDGTKLFSSHDYNHPQEATLGTSKMIDGLNTGLLGMCIGEKRVIIIPPHLGHGENGARGVPGSAVLRFEVELLSREEGVPEGYLFIWHGDPPANLYEDMDLNKDGEIPREEFSTFIKAQLTEGKGRLMPSSDPEMVIADMFQNQDRNQDGKITAEELKLKSDEDQERIHEEL, encoded by the exons ATGGCCTTGGGCAGCCTCCTTCTCCTGAGCCTGCTGggggccccggggctgggggaccCGGGCCCCCTGGAAGACGTGGTGATCGACAGATACTACATCCCGAAGATGTGCTTACGGGAAGTCCAGATGGGGGATTTCATCCGCTACCACTACAACGGGACCTTCAAAGACGGCAAAAAGTTTGACTCCAG CTACGACAGAGGCGCCACGGTGGCGGGCGTGGTGGGAGTCGGCCGGCTGATCACCGGCATGGACAGAGGCCTGCAGGGCATGTGCGTCAACGAGCGGCGCCACCTGATTGTCCCTCCCCATCTGGGCTACGGCAGCATCGGCGTCG CTGGCATGATCCCCCCCGACGCCACCTTGTATTTTGACGTCATCCTGCTGGACATCTGGAACAAGGAGGACAAGCTGCAGATCACCACCTTGCACAAGCCAGAGCGCTGCAACCGCACCGTGGAGAACTCGGACTTCGTCCGGTACCACTACAACGGCACGCTGCTGGACGGCAGCCACTTCGACTCCAG CAAGGACAGCACGTACGACACCTACGTGGGCACCGGCTGGCTGATCAAAGGCATGGACGAGGGCCTGCTGGGGATGTGcgctggggagaagaggaggatcaTCATCCCTCCCTTCCTGGCCTACGGGGAGAAGGGCTACG GCACGGTGATCCCGCCCCAGGCCTCCCTGGTGTTCGACGTACTGCTGGTGGATCTGCACAACCCCAAAGACGGCATCTCCCTGGAGCACCTGGAGGTGCCGGCGGCCTGCAAGCGCAAGGCCGTGACCGGCGACTTCGTCCGCTATCACTACAACGGGACCCTGATGGACGGGACGCTCTTTGACTCCAG TTACTCCCGCAACCACACCTACGACACCTACATCGGGAAGGGCTACGTCATCCCCGGCATGGACCAGGGCCTGCAGGGCGTCTGCTTCGGAGAAAAGAGACGGATCATCGTCCCACCGCACCTGGGCTACGGGGAGAACGGAGCCG GGAACAAGATCCCCGGCTCAGCCGTGCTCATCTTCGACATCCACGTCATCGACTTCCACAACCCCCTGGACTCGGTGGAGATCGAGACCCTCTCCCGGCCCGAGGGCTGCAACGTCACCACCCAGGATCGCGACTTCATCCGCTACCACTACAACTGCTCGTTGCTGGATGGCACCAAGCTCTTCTCCTC CCACGATTACAACCACCCGCAGGAGGCGACGCTGGGGACCAGCAAGATGATCGATGGCCTGAACACCGGCCTCCTGGGCATGTGCATAGGGGAGAAACGGGTGATCATCATCCCCCCGCACCTGGGGCACGGAGAAAACGGag CCCGGGGTGTGCCAGGCAGTGCCGTGCTCCGGTTCGAGGTGGAGCTGCTCTCCAGGGAGGAAGGAGTCCCTGAGGGCTACCTGTTTATCTGGCACGGGGACCCACCTGCAAACCTGTATGAGGACATGGACCTGAACAAGGATGGCGAGATCCCCCGCGAAGAG ttcTCCACTTTCATCAAGGCCCAGCTCAccgaggggaaggggcggctCATGCCCAGCTCCGACCCGGAGATGGTCATCGCCGACATGTTTCAGAATCAGGACCGGAACCAGGACGGGAAAATCACCGCGGAGGAGCTGAAGCTGAAATCAGATGAAGATCAGGAGAGAATCCACGAGGAGCTCTAA
- the FKBP10 gene encoding peptidyl-prolyl cis-trans isomerase FKBP10 isoform X1, which produces MALGSLLLLSLLGAPGLGDPGPLEDVVIDRYYIPKMCLREVQMGDFIRYHYNGTFKDGKKFDSSYDRGATVAGVVGVGRLITGMDRGLQGMCVNERRHLIVPPHLGYGSIGVAGMIPPDATLYFDVILLDIWNKEDKLQITTLHKPERCNRTVENSDFVRYHYNGTLLDGSHFDSSYSKDSTYDTYVGTGWLIKGMDEGLLGMCAGEKRRIIIPPFLAYGEKGYGTVIPPQASLVFDVLLVDLHNPKDGISLEHLEVPAACKRKAVTGDFVRYHYNGTLMDGTLFDSSYSRNHTYDTYIGKGYVIPGMDQGLQGVCFGEKRRIIVPPHLGYGENGAGNKIPGSAVLIFDIHVIDFHNPLDSVEIETLSRPEGCNVTTQDRDFIRYHYNCSLLDGTKLFSSHDYNHPQEATLGTSKMIDGLNTGLLGMCIGEKRVIIIPPHLGHGENGARGVPGSAVLRFEVELLSREEGVPEGYLFIWHGDPPANLYEDMDLNKDGEIPREEFSTFIKAQLTEGKGRLMPSSDPEMVIADMFQNQDRNQDGKITAEELKLKSDEDQERIHEEL; this is translated from the exons ATGGCCTTGGGCAGCCTCCTTCTCCTGAGCCTGCTGggggccccggggctgggggaccCGGGCCCCCTGGAAGACGTGGTGATCGACAGATACTACATCCCGAAGATGTGCTTACGGGAAGTCCAGATGGGGGATTTCATCCGCTACCACTACAACGGGACCTTCAAAGACGGCAAAAAGTTTGACTCCAG CTACGACAGAGGCGCCACGGTGGCGGGCGTGGTGGGAGTCGGCCGGCTGATCACCGGCATGGACAGAGGCCTGCAGGGCATGTGCGTCAACGAGCGGCGCCACCTGATTGTCCCTCCCCATCTGGGCTACGGCAGCATCGGCGTCG CTGGCATGATCCCCCCCGACGCCACCTTGTATTTTGACGTCATCCTGCTGGACATCTGGAACAAGGAGGACAAGCTGCAGATCACCACCTTGCACAAGCCAGAGCGCTGCAACCGCACCGTGGAGAACTCGGACTTCGTCCGGTACCACTACAACGGCACGCTGCTGGACGGCAGCCACTTCGACTCCAG CTACAGCAAGGACAGCACGTACGACACCTACGTGGGCACCGGCTGGCTGATCAAAGGCATGGACGAGGGCCTGCTGGGGATGTGcgctggggagaagaggaggatcaTCATCCCTCCCTTCCTGGCCTACGGGGAGAAGGGCTACG GCACGGTGATCCCGCCCCAGGCCTCCCTGGTGTTCGACGTACTGCTGGTGGATCTGCACAACCCCAAAGACGGCATCTCCCTGGAGCACCTGGAGGTGCCGGCGGCCTGCAAGCGCAAGGCCGTGACCGGCGACTTCGTCCGCTATCACTACAACGGGACCCTGATGGACGGGACGCTCTTTGACTCCAG TTACTCCCGCAACCACACCTACGACACCTACATCGGGAAGGGCTACGTCATCCCCGGCATGGACCAGGGCCTGCAGGGCGTCTGCTTCGGAGAAAAGAGACGGATCATCGTCCCACCGCACCTGGGCTACGGGGAGAACGGAGCCG GGAACAAGATCCCCGGCTCAGCCGTGCTCATCTTCGACATCCACGTCATCGACTTCCACAACCCCCTGGACTCGGTGGAGATCGAGACCCTCTCCCGGCCCGAGGGCTGCAACGTCACCACCCAGGATCGCGACTTCATCCGCTACCACTACAACTGCTCGTTGCTGGATGGCACCAAGCTCTTCTCCTC CCACGATTACAACCACCCGCAGGAGGCGACGCTGGGGACCAGCAAGATGATCGATGGCCTGAACACCGGCCTCCTGGGCATGTGCATAGGGGAGAAACGGGTGATCATCATCCCCCCGCACCTGGGGCACGGAGAAAACGGag CCCGGGGTGTGCCAGGCAGTGCCGTGCTCCGGTTCGAGGTGGAGCTGCTCTCCAGGGAGGAAGGAGTCCCTGAGGGCTACCTGTTTATCTGGCACGGGGACCCACCTGCAAACCTGTATGAGGACATGGACCTGAACAAGGATGGCGAGATCCCCCGCGAAGAG ttcTCCACTTTCATCAAGGCCCAGCTCAccgaggggaaggggcggctCATGCCCAGCTCCGACCCGGAGATGGTCATCGCCGACATGTTTCAGAATCAGGACCGGAACCAGGACGGGAAAATCACCGCGGAGGAGCTGAAGCTGAAATCAGATGAAGATCAGGAGAGAATCCACGAGGAGCTCTAA